A genome region from Candidatus Neomarinimicrobiota bacterium includes the following:
- a CDS encoding phosphotransferase: protein MPEKLRKLFEDHFKEKVVDLNPLPAHGSNREYFRLSNDKRSVIGAKNRDRLENDAFVSFSRHFLAKDLDVPEIYAEDLDQDIYLQQDLGDITLFDYLLEAREGRKDFPEGLYKTYEQVVELLPQFQIKGGQGLDYGKSYPHHSFDRQSMMWDLNYFKYYFLKLAHIRFNEQKLEQDFRTFTDFLLQADGNHFLYRDFQSRNIMLEDGKPWFIDYQGGRKGALQYDIASLLFDAKADLPFEVRERLLDHYLNEVAKLIPIDREVFTKHYYAFVFIRIMQAMGAYGYRGFYERKTHFLQSIPYAIRNLEYLMRKVDLPIDIPVMMDVFQQLIQSSALREFGKANLRLKVRITSFSYKKGVPVDDRGHGGGFVFDCRFLPNPGRNVAYKKLSANDQEVIDWFAHKADMNRWLKRMFTMVDAAVTSYEEQNFTDLMISFGCTGGQHRSVHSANRLADHLKETHDIDVVLYHRELE from the coding sequence ATGCCTGAAAAACTAAGAAAGCTGTTTGAAGATCATTTCAAGGAAAAGGTCGTTGATCTGAATCCACTACCAGCCCATGGGTCCAATCGTGAGTACTTTCGTCTGAGTAATGACAAGCGCTCTGTGATTGGTGCAAAAAACCGGGACCGGCTTGAGAACGATGCCTTTGTAAGCTTTTCCAGGCATTTCCTGGCAAAAGATCTTGATGTACCAGAAATTTATGCTGAAGACCTGGACCAGGATATTTATCTCCAACAGGATCTCGGTGATATTACCCTTTTCGACTATCTCCTGGAGGCAAGAGAAGGGCGTAAAGATTTTCCTGAAGGCCTGTATAAAACCTATGAACAGGTCGTAGAATTGTTGCCTCAGTTCCAGATCAAGGGTGGTCAGGGGCTGGATTACGGCAAGTCCTATCCCCACCACAGTTTTGATCGTCAATCCATGATGTGGGACCTGAATTATTTTAAATACTATTTTCTCAAGCTGGCCCACATCCGTTTTAATGAGCAAAAGCTGGAACAAGATTTTCGAACATTTACCGACTTCCTGCTTCAGGCTGATGGCAATCATTTCCTGTATCGCGATTTTCAATCCAGAAATATCATGCTAGAAGATGGTAAACCATGGTTCATTGATTATCAGGGAGGTCGCAAGGGTGCTCTGCAATATGATATCGCCTCTTTGCTCTTTGATGCCAAGGCCGATCTGCCATTTGAGGTGAGAGAGCGCTTGCTGGATCATTATCTAAATGAGGTCGCCAAGTTGATCCCCATTGATCGCGAGGTTTTCACCAAACATTACTATGCCTTCGTGTTTATTCGCATTATGCAGGCCATGGGCGCCTATGGCTATCGTGGTTTTTATGAACGCAAAACCCACTTCCTCCAGAGTATTCCCTATGCCATTAGAAATCTTGAATACCTGATGCGTAAAGTGGATCTACCCATTGATATCCCGGTCATGATGGATGTGTTTCAGCAGCTGATTCAATCCTCGGCCCTCAGGGAATTTGGGAAAGCGAACTTGCGTCTCAAAGTTCGCATCACCAGCTTTTCATATAAAAAGGGGGTTCCCGTTGACGATCGTGGCCATGGCGGTGGGTTTGTCTTTGATTGTCGCTTCCTGCCCAATCCCGGACGAAATGTTGCCTATAAAAAGCTATCAGCTAACGATCAGGAAGTCATAGACTGGTTTGCCCACAAGGCAGACATGAATCGCTGGTTGAAACGCATGTTTACCATGGTGGATGCAGCGGTTACCAGCTATGAAGAACAGAATTTTACCGACCTGATGATTTCATTCGGATGTACGGGGGGTCAACATCGCTCTGTGCATTCTGCCAACAGGCTGGCGGATCACCTGAAAGAGACACACGATATTGATGTGGTGCTCTATCATAGAGAATTGGAATAA
- the folE gene encoding GTP cyclohydrolase I FolE: protein MKDLKKIEDLTHSLLTEIGEDPSREGLLRTPLRVAKAWKFIAKGYDQNLKDVLNDAIFEDKCSEMVVVRDIEFFSMCEHHMLPFFGKAHVAYIPRGKVIGLSKIPRIIEMYSRRLQIQERITHQVAEALMELLDPAGVAVVLEGRHLCMQMRGVEKQNSFATTSAMLGEFHDEAETRAEFLSIISMKNL from the coding sequence ATGAAAGACTTAAAGAAAATTGAAGATTTAACCCACAGCCTCTTGACTGAGATTGGTGAAGACCCCTCGCGTGAGGGATTGCTTCGCACTCCACTACGGGTGGCCAAAGCCTGGAAATTTATTGCCAAAGGTTATGACCAGAATTTGAAGGACGTGCTAAACGATGCCATCTTTGAGGATAAATGCTCTGAAATGGTGGTTGTACGAGACATCGAGTTCTTCAGTATGTGTGAACACCATATGCTCCCCTTCTTTGGTAAAGCCCATGTGGCCTATATCCCCCGGGGAAAAGTGATTGGTTTATCAAAAATCCCCAGAATCATTGAGATGTATTCCCGCAGACTTCAGATTCAGGAGCGTATTACCCACCAGGTGGCAGAAGCACTTATGGAATTATTAGATCCTGCAGGTGTGGCTGTGGTATTGGAAGGTCGTCACCTTTGCATGCAGATGCGCGGTGTTGAAAAACAGAATTCCTTTGCCACCACATCAGCCATGTTGGGTGAATTTCATGATGAAGCTGAAACAAGAGCGGAATTTCTAAGTATTATAAGCATGAAGAACCTCTAA
- a CDS encoding queuosine precursor transporter, producing the protein MTVYNSNPSPEIVQRRERVFLVLAGLFLGTLAMLNILGISRFIKLFTLSFENYGDVVFAVAVGVLPYPLTFLATDLISELYGRKRANFVVFVGLILNLWVMFIMWLGGVVPGFETLTATGEIARDAAGRLPVFYEVRALTFGAVTASMIAYLAAQFVDVYMFHFWKKLTRGKHLWLRNNGSTLVSQLVDTVAVILVTHYYAKALPVDMAKPIFNQLLVFIASGYTFKLFAALVDTGPFYLGVHYLSRYLEINPLADFEIENESPGQE; encoded by the coding sequence ATGACGGTATATAATTCAAACCCATCCCCTGAAATTGTTCAAAGAAGAGAGCGGGTTTTTCTCGTTTTGGCAGGGCTCTTTCTGGGCACCCTGGCCATGCTCAACATACTGGGCATTAGTCGTTTTATTAAATTATTTACCCTGAGTTTCGAAAATTACGGCGATGTGGTATTTGCTGTGGCAGTCGGTGTTTTGCCCTACCCATTAACTTTTTTAGCCACGGATCTTATCAGTGAGCTCTATGGCCGCAAACGGGCTAATTTCGTGGTTTTTGTTGGATTGATACTCAACCTGTGGGTCATGTTTATCATGTGGCTGGGTGGTGTGGTGCCGGGCTTTGAAACGCTGACCGCCACGGGAGAAATCGCCCGAGATGCAGCCGGTCGCCTTCCCGTTTTTTATGAGGTGAGAGCCCTGACCTTTGGTGCCGTCACGGCTTCCATGATTGCCTATCTGGCAGCCCAGTTTGTTGATGTCTATATGTTCCACTTCTGGAAAAAACTGACCAGAGGTAAGCACCTCTGGCTGAGAAATAATGGATCTACCCTGGTGAGCCAGTTGGTAGATACAGTTGCTGTAATTCTGGTTACCCACTATTACGCCAAGGCCCTGCCCGTAGATATGGCAAAACCGATCTTTAACCAACTGCTGGTCTTTATTGCGTCAGGTTATACGTTTAAATTGTTTGCAGCACTTGTGGATACCGGTCCTTTTTATCTCGGCGTGCACTATCTTTCACGCTATCTGGAGATCAACCCTCTAGCTGATTTTGAAATTGAAAATGAGTCCCCTGGACAGGAGTAA
- a CDS encoding 6-carboxytetrahydropterin synthase has protein sequence MIVLNKVFHFCAAHRYGNPTMSEAENLAAFGEDLNIHGHNYVLTVSVKGKVNPATGFLVDLGHLKEVVKEHVIQHVDHSQIEIDIPWFEGQQPSTENMVVWIWEQIASHLQEGQLHRVRLQETPTIYTDYYGPE, from the coding sequence ATGATCGTTTTGAATAAAGTGTTTCACTTCTGCGCTGCCCATCGCTACGGAAATCCCACCATGAGCGAAGCAGAAAACCTGGCGGCTTTTGGAGAAGACCTCAATATCCATGGACACAATTATGTGCTGACTGTTTCAGTTAAAGGCAAAGTAAATCCAGCAACGGGATTTCTTGTAGACCTGGGGCATCTCAAAGAGGTGGTAAAAGAACATGTTATCCAGCACGTCGATCATTCCCAAATAGAGATCGATATCCCCTGGTTTGAAGGCCAACAGCCTTCAACGGAGAATATGGTGGTGTGGATCTGGGAGCAGATAGCAAGTCATCTACAAGAGGGCCAGCTGCATCGTGTCAGGCTCCAGGAAACACCGACGATATACACGGACTATTACGGTCCTGAATAG
- a CDS encoding RibD family protein: MRVFACMATTSDGKIGPAGVDHFVAIGSRYDMENLISLRDEADGILFGASTFRTWPKVHRGNNPGKNAHHFIMSRSLDLDFEAELFQHPEIPVTIFSGSDNGKPRQPPPDHVNIVSIPDQSGQMDQILRHIATCDVNDLLVEGGGHILHKFITAQILDELYLTLVPSVIGDEKAPALLGGQRLIKPPRIKILSNKQIKNEVFLHLKLEYT, translated from the coding sequence ATGAGAGTTTTCGCTTGTATGGCAACCACATCGGATGGCAAAATCGGACCGGCCGGAGTAGACCATTTTGTGGCCATCGGATCAAGATATGATATGGAAAATCTCATCTCATTACGCGATGAGGCTGATGGCATTCTATTTGGAGCCAGCACTTTCAGAACCTGGCCCAAAGTTCATCGTGGAAACAACCCAGGCAAGAATGCTCATCACTTCATCATGAGTCGCAGCCTGGATCTGGATTTTGAAGCCGAGCTTTTTCAGCATCCTGAAATACCTGTTACCATCTTCTCCGGTTCAGATAATGGTAAACCCAGACAACCCCCTCCCGATCATGTCAATATTGTTTCTATTCCTGATCAATCCGGACAAATGGATCAGATTCTGAGACATATCGCCACGTGTGATGTGAACGATTTACTGGTGGAAGGGGGCGGGCACATTCTTCACAAATTTATTACCGCCCAAATTCTTGATGAGCTTTATCTGACTTTGGTTCCCTCGGTGATTGGAGACGAGAAGGCGCCGGCCCTGTTGGGTGGACAGCGTCTGATAAAACCACCCCGCATAAAAATTCTGAGCAACAAACAGATCAAGAATGAAGTCTTTCTTCACCTCAAACTCGAGTACACCTAA